In the genome of Actinobacillus genomosp. 1, the window AATCAAAAGCCGATTCGCAGTTTACATCTACCTAAATTTTTCTATGTGCCGGTGGTACAACATTCGGGCTGGGCGGGCGAGTTGTTGGTTAAGATTGGCGATCGTGTATTAAAAGGGCAGCCGCTGACCAAGGGTGATAATTATCGCCAGTTGCCGGTACACGCACCGACATCGGGCACGGTTATCGGCATTGAGCCTTATGTATCCGCACATCCGTCCGGTTTACCCGAGATTACCGTAATTATTGAAACGGACGGTAAAGACGAATGGATTGAACGTCAGCCGATAGACGATTTCTTAACGCTGACAAGCGGTCAAATTATCGAAAAAGTTTACCAATACGGTATTGCCGGTTTAGGCGGTGCGGTGTTCCCGACCGCTTCAAAACTCAGTTTGGCGGATAAGCGTTGTAAAGTATTGATTATCAACGGAGCGGAGTGCGAACCTTACATTACTTGTGATGATCGTCTGATGCAGGATTATACTCATGAGTTTCTTGAAGGAATCCGTATTTTACGTTATGTGTTACGTCCGGAAGAAGTCGTATTAGCGATTGAAGATAATAAACCGCAAGCGATTAAAGCGATGGAACAAGCCTTAAAAGGCTCGAACGATATTACCTTACGCATAATTCCAACCATTTATCCGTCAGGTGCGAGCGATCAATTGGTACAAGTCTTAACCGGTTTAGAGATTCCGCAAGGTAAACGTACCATCGAAATGGGTATAGTGATGCACAATGTCGGTACGGCATTTGCGGTTAAGCGTGCGGTAATGGATGATGAGCCTTTGATTGAACGAGTGGTGACGCTGACCGGCGATAAAATTCGTAATAAAGGCAATGTGTGGGCAAGACTGGGTACCCCGATTCAACATTTACTGGAGCAAGTAGATTATCAAGCGGATAGCCGTTTTCCGGTCTTTTTAGGCGGACCGATGACCGGTTTTATCCTGCCGTCATTGCAAACACCGATTACGAAAACAGCAAACTGTATTATTGCGCCGGATCATTTTGAATATGCACCGCCGGAGCCTGAACGTAGCTGTATCCGTTGTTCAAGTTGTTCGGACGCTTGTCCGGTCGGATTATTGCCGCAGCAGCTTTACTGGTATGCACGCTCGGAAGATCATGATAAGTCGAAAGAATATCATTTGGACGCTTGTATCGAATGTGGCGTTTGTGCTTATGTTTGCCCGAGCTACATTCCGCTGATTCAATATTTCCGCCAAGAAAAAGCTAAAATAGCGGAAATTGAAGAAAAAGC includes:
- the rsxC gene encoding electron transport complex subunit RsxC — its product is MSNAIDVLDRIRQGNQSGKLWEFPGGIHPMQNKKQSNQKPIRSLHLPKFFYVPVVQHSGWAGELLVKIGDRVLKGQPLTKGDNYRQLPVHAPTSGTVIGIEPYVSAHPSGLPEITVIIETDGKDEWIERQPIDDFLTLTSGQIIEKVYQYGIAGLGGAVFPTASKLSLADKRCKVLIINGAECEPYITCDDRLMQDYTHEFLEGIRILRYVLRPEEVVLAIEDNKPQAIKAMEQALKGSNDITLRIIPTIYPSGASDQLVQVLTGLEIPQGKRTIEMGIVMHNVGTAFAVKRAVMDDEPLIERVVTLTGDKIRNKGNVWARLGTPIQHLLEQVDYQADSRFPVFLGGPMTGFILPSLQTPITKTANCIIAPDHFEYAPPEPERSCIRCSSCSDACPVGLLPQQLYWYARSEDHDKSKEYHLDACIECGVCAYVCPSYIPLIQYFRQEKAKIAEIEEKAKKAEEAKIRFEAREARLQKEKEARTARIAQAADKRREEIANSAGEDPVAAALARIKAKKAETETAVEAVHTKANGDPDNSELMAQRRARRLAKQAEAAAEASNENLSVNTVQQDKETDPKKAAVAAALARARAKKAAQTPEQAVENTEKVATATEAEDPRKAAVAAALARAKAKKEAQQVAEQAVENAEKVATAAETEDPRKAAVAAALARAKAKKAAQQSAEQAVENTEKVATATEAEDPRKAAVAAALARAKAKKAAQMPEQAVENAEKVATATEAEDPRKAAVAAAIARAKAKKMGQEPPND